One window from the genome of Spirosoma rhododendri encodes:
- a CDS encoding sialate O-acetylesterase produces MKHIYPAVLLFLVNVSLAQVRFGQLPKDLQLYPRTSQNQASVPISGTVNATGFRQISVQLWREGKLSTVVSQTLSMAAASQPFQLSALIKAEPAEYRFRIFLYKNNDSTLVADRQRVVCGDVYVLYGQSNIIPGTSLAENYGAGFNDRYLRNYTYINGGDPVSTLNWYPAKEPFASVGTVGLNIQRLILEQYGIPTVVINGAIGGATITELSARDPLYHGNTNTSYGRLLTRVQLAGLQQNVKAILWRQGEAESGGNATGYGDKFATLYKQLREDYGNARLYVAQANLLGSGSEAAGTLRDFQRRTRQLFSNVATIATVGTRDYDGIHYFDTGYRQLAFEQFRLLARDFYGATDTLQIGSPDIQKVVYNARRDSVTLVFEPSMQMVWRDTTYYSFATGAQIGRRFQKDAFFLDNKAGLVTNGAASGNRVILRLNAASSAKTLTYMSPYFSDALSPFYNGPTLRNSRGMRAFTFADVAIADRIATPTQLAATPIDDKQIRLTWSVPTAGSQQIVERAVGQSGSFQLVKTLDGTTRSYVDTGLPDPYALYRYRVRVLTQTSESDYSAVARVMLLILGLTDAPVVSVYPNPVGPDRQLNLDAGSTTVSTVVIRDMQGQVVSEWRGRATSQLQLPLHQLPSGLYVTDMNTTDGQVQQEKIVIR; encoded by the coding sequence TGTAAGTCTGGCCCAGGTGCGTTTCGGTCAGCTACCGAAAGACTTACAACTCTACCCCCGTACCAGTCAGAATCAGGCCAGCGTACCTATCAGCGGTACGGTAAATGCCACTGGATTCCGGCAGATCAGCGTACAGCTCTGGCGGGAGGGTAAGCTGAGCACCGTTGTCAGTCAGACGCTATCGATGGCCGCTGCTAGTCAGCCGTTTCAGTTATCAGCCCTGATCAAGGCCGAACCGGCAGAGTACCGCTTCCGGATTTTTTTGTACAAAAACAATGATTCGACGCTGGTTGCCGATCGCCAGCGCGTCGTCTGTGGTGATGTATATGTCTTATATGGTCAGTCAAACATAATTCCTGGCACCAGCCTGGCGGAAAACTACGGCGCGGGTTTCAATGATCGGTATCTGCGAAATTATACCTATATCAACGGGGGCGACCCCGTATCTACGCTGAACTGGTACCCGGCCAAAGAACCCTTTGCCAGTGTTGGTACCGTCGGGTTGAATATCCAGCGGCTAATTCTGGAGCAGTACGGCATCCCAACGGTGGTCATCAATGGGGCCATCGGTGGCGCAACAATTACGGAATTGTCGGCGCGGGACCCGCTTTATCACGGCAATACCAACACGTCGTACGGACGGCTACTGACCCGCGTGCAACTGGCTGGGCTGCAACAAAACGTCAAGGCGATTCTTTGGCGGCAGGGCGAAGCTGAATCAGGGGGTAATGCGACCGGGTACGGCGATAAGTTTGCAACACTCTACAAGCAATTGCGGGAAGATTACGGAAACGCCCGGCTTTACGTAGCACAAGCTAATCTGCTTGGCAGCGGTAGCGAGGCTGCGGGCACGCTGCGCGATTTTCAACGCCGGACCCGGCAATTATTCAGTAATGTCGCAACCATCGCGACGGTGGGCACCCGCGACTACGACGGTATTCACTACTTTGATACAGGATACAGACAACTGGCTTTTGAGCAGTTTCGGTTGCTGGCCCGCGACTTCTACGGGGCTACCGACACGCTGCAAATCGGATCGCCCGACATTCAGAAAGTGGTCTATAACGCCCGGCGCGACTCGGTAACGCTGGTGTTTGAGCCGTCGATGCAGATGGTCTGGCGCGACACAACCTATTACAGTTTTGCAACGGGCGCGCAGATAGGTCGCCGGTTTCAGAAAGACGCGTTTTTCCTGGACAACAAAGCGGGATTGGTAACCAACGGTGCCGCCAGCGGCAATCGGGTTATTCTGCGACTCAACGCGGCTTCATCGGCTAAAACGCTGACGTACATGTCGCCCTACTTTTCTGACGCTCTGTCGCCGTTCTACAATGGCCCAACCCTGCGCAACAGCCGGGGAATGCGCGCATTTACCTTCGCCGACGTGGCTATTGCCGACCGAATTGCCACACCGACTCAACTAGCGGCCACGCCAATCGACGACAAACAGATTCGATTGACATGGAGCGTACCAACGGCTGGTTCGCAGCAGATCGTCGAACGGGCCGTGGGTCAATCGGGGTCGTTTCAACTGGTGAAAACGCTGGATGGAACGACCCGATCGTACGTCGACACGGGGTTGCCCGACCCGTACGCGCTGTATCGCTATCGGGTTCGGGTTCTTACTCAGACGTCGGAATCCGATTACAGCGCTGTGGCCAGGGTCATGCTGCTTATTCTGGGGCTGACTGACGCGCCGGTTGTAAGCGTGTACCCTAACCCGGTCGGGCCGGATCGGCAACTGAATCTGGATGCCGGATCAACGACAGTCAGTACCGTGGTCATTCGGGATATGCAGGGGCAGGTGGTGAGCGAATGGCGCGGGCGGGCGACCAGTCAGCTTCAACTGCCCCTGCACCAGCTCCCGTCGGGGCTCTACGTTACCGATATGAACACGACCGACGGGCAGGTACAACAGGAAAAAATAGTGATTCGCTGA
- a CDS encoding glycosyltransferase, translated as MRILNICAYSWEIGGPPKIIFDHTQVALRDGHQVDILSPISPNERPYPVPEGARLLLFPRTTPVSKYFREFSVGLYQYLQQHIQDYDVVHCHALWHFGSLAPFMTDRSAVAKVVTIHGVLDRWAYAHNNWKKSLIDRIAQKAYLRRADLVHINNTDERADLLRYFGDEHPRIELIPNGVRMSDFAILPPKGTFRQKFNIRADKPMVLFMSRLNEKKGLDLLLPAFRDYVRQHPDTLLVLAGPDDGYEATARQFISQHQLGDSVRLVGMLTGDDKKAALHDADLFTLPSYSEGFSIAVLEAMAAGTPTLVSDRVGFGEAIRTHQAAGLVELNPESVQIGLAQLLSNPTLRQQLSQNATNLLRTQYDMDIVARQMLRTYESAIQHRKANP; from the coding sequence ATGCGAATTCTGAATATCTGTGCGTACAGCTGGGAGATTGGTGGCCCACCTAAAATCATTTTCGATCATACGCAGGTGGCCCTGCGCGACGGGCATCAGGTCGACATTCTGAGCCCGATTTCGCCAAACGAGCGGCCTTACCCCGTGCCTGAAGGTGCCCGCCTGCTGCTGTTTCCCCGCACAACACCCGTCAGCAAGTACTTCCGCGAGTTTTCGGTCGGTTTGTACCAATACCTGCAACAGCATATTCAGGACTACGACGTGGTGCACTGCCACGCCCTCTGGCACTTCGGTTCGCTGGCTCCGTTTATGACCGATCGGTCGGCGGTGGCAAAAGTTGTGACTATTCACGGGGTACTCGACCGCTGGGCCTACGCGCACAACAACTGGAAGAAAAGCCTGATCGACCGGATTGCGCAGAAAGCGTACCTGCGCCGGGCCGATCTGGTTCATATCAACAACACCGACGAACGCGCCGATCTGCTGCGCTATTTCGGCGACGAACATCCGCGCATCGAGCTCATTCCCAACGGTGTTCGCATGAGCGACTTTGCCATTCTACCGCCAAAGGGTACGTTCCGGCAGAAATTCAACATCCGCGCCGACAAGCCGATGGTGCTGTTTATGAGTCGGCTCAACGAGAAAAAGGGACTTGATTTGCTACTACCCGCTTTCCGCGATTACGTCCGGCAGCACCCCGATACCTTGTTGGTGCTGGCCGGCCCCGACGACGGGTACGAAGCCACAGCCCGGCAGTTTATCAGTCAGCACCAGTTGGGCGATTCGGTCAGGCTGGTGGGTATGCTGACCGGCGATGACAAAAAAGCCGCCCTGCACGACGCCGATCTGTTTACACTGCCCTCCTACTCCGAAGGTTTTTCCATTGCCGTGCTGGAAGCAATGGCCGCCGGTACACCCACGCTGGTATCAGACCGGGTTGGGTTCGGCGAAGCCATTCGCACCCATCAGGCAGCGGGACTGGTCGAGCTAAACCCGGAGAGCGTGCAGATAGGACTCGCTCAGCTACTGAGCAACCCAACGCTGCGGCAGCAACTAAGTCAGAACGCGACTAACCTGCTGCGAACGCAGTACGACATGGACATTGTGGCCCGGCAGATGTTACGGACCTACGAATCGGCGATTCAGCACCGAAAAGCTAATCCCTAA
- a CDS encoding glycosyltransferase codes for MRILIVHNLLWAHYKASVFEALQQQVDQQPGLTVHVLQIARNERSRAGMEADAADAPPYHYSYELLFDRYLDDTSPTQRAKALLSRARAYRPDVITLTGYYDPAQLALLFWAKLRGIRVIMQNESTTADHLRTGPKEAFKRWVISLFDGFFCFGSRSAEYLLALNVPARKILLRKNAVDNTTLVRVYEQARLTRSAEQERLRLPSHNFVYVGRLIGVKNIPVLLNAFAQARQQAPGADWGLVLLGDGTDQPALVQQAAALSITDVVSFQPAQPWYRVPAFLALSDVLVLPSQSEPWGLVVNEAMVCGMPVVVSSQCGCVPDLVVDGETGFIFDPANTHQLAQLLTRFMTDQVDREAMRQAALARIAPYAPDVVAREMLAGFKKVTA; via the coding sequence ATGCGGATTCTGATTGTCCACAACCTGCTGTGGGCTCATTACAAAGCCAGTGTGTTCGAAGCACTACAGCAGCAGGTCGATCAGCAGCCCGGCCTGACGGTACACGTGCTACAGATCGCCCGTAACGAACGGTCGCGGGCGGGGATGGAAGCCGATGCCGCCGACGCGCCACCCTACCACTACAGCTACGAACTACTGTTCGACCGCTACCTCGACGATACCAGCCCGACCCAACGGGCGAAGGCGTTACTCAGTCGGGCGCGGGCGTACCGGCCGGACGTAATCACGCTGACGGGCTACTACGACCCGGCGCAGTTGGCCTTGCTGTTCTGGGCGAAACTGCGCGGTATCCGGGTTATCATGCAGAACGAAAGCACCACAGCCGACCACCTGCGTACTGGCCCGAAAGAAGCGTTTAAGCGGTGGGTAATCAGCCTGTTCGACGGTTTTTTCTGCTTTGGAAGCCGATCGGCAGAGTACCTGCTGGCGCTGAACGTACCGGCCCGCAAAATCCTGCTGCGGAAAAATGCCGTCGACAACACAACGCTCGTGCGCGTATACGAACAGGCGCGGCTGACCCGATCGGCGGAACAGGAACGGCTGCGGCTGCCGTCGCACAATTTCGTGTACGTTGGTCGGCTCATCGGTGTCAAGAACATACCGGTATTGCTCAATGCCTTTGCGCAGGCCCGCCAACAGGCACCCGGTGCCGACTGGGGCCTTGTTTTGCTCGGCGACGGCACAGACCAGCCAGCCCTGGTGCAGCAGGCCGCAGCACTGAGCATTACCGACGTCGTATCGTTTCAACCCGCTCAGCCCTGGTATCGGGTACCGGCGTTTCTTGCCCTCAGCGATGTGCTGGTACTGCCCAGCCAATCGGAGCCGTGGGGACTGGTCGTCAACGAAGCAATGGTTTGCGGGATGCCCGTTGTCGTATCGAGTCAATGCGGCTGCGTACCCGATCTGGTCGTGGATGGCGAAACGGGCTTCATCTTCGACCCGGCCAATACGCACCAGTTAGCGCAGCTGCTAACCCGTTTCATGACCGATCAGGTCGACCGGGAGGCTATGCGACAGGCTGCACTGGCACGAATTGCTCCCTATGCGCCCGATGTGGTGGCCCGCGAGATGCTGGCCGGTTTTAAGAAAGTGACTGCTTAA
- a CDS encoding glycosyltransferase family 2 protein, whose product MAAASSLRTFVTQPYSPRPQSDGLRYPKLTVVTPSYNQAAYLERTILSVLNQQYPNLEYFIIDGGSTDGTLDIIRKYEPYLAGWVSEKDRGQTDAINKGFRMATGDYVAFQNSDDVFAPDALLRVADAWRTNPDTGVFYGGMYIIDEQDVILETMKALPFCPECQIYEGMQVFNQSLFIRRSLLETHGMLDETLRFVIDYEIIARLGVQPGVSFHQVSDFWGGFRVQPDAKSSTIANTVGLTEHEQVKQKYRPMLKSGLGSWFWSRYCRLRKLTTFVFRGDWAYIRHRFGLRQSRK is encoded by the coding sequence ATGGCTGCTGCTTCTTCGCTCCGCACGTTCGTTACCCAACCCTACAGCCCCCGCCCCCAGTCGGATGGGCTACGTTACCCCAAGTTAACCGTCGTTACGCCTTCGTACAACCAGGCGGCTTATCTGGAGCGGACTATCCTGAGCGTATTGAATCAGCAGTATCCTAACCTCGAATACTTCATCATTGACGGCGGATCAACCGATGGTACGCTGGATATTATCCGTAAGTACGAGCCTTATCTGGCTGGCTGGGTCAGTGAAAAAGACCGGGGGCAGACCGACGCGATCAATAAAGGCTTTCGGATGGCAACGGGCGACTACGTGGCGTTTCAGAACTCCGACGACGTGTTTGCGCCCGACGCCCTGCTGCGCGTTGCCGACGCCTGGCGAACAAACCCCGACACGGGCGTTTTTTACGGCGGTATGTACATCATCGACGAACAGGACGTTATACTGGAGACGATGAAGGCGCTGCCTTTCTGCCCCGAATGCCAGATTTACGAGGGTATGCAAGTGTTTAACCAGTCACTGTTTATCCGCCGGTCGCTGCTGGAAACGCATGGGATGCTCGATGAAACACTGCGCTTCGTAATCGATTACGAAATCATCGCCCGGTTGGGCGTACAGCCGGGGGTTAGCTTTCATCAGGTCAGCGATTTCTGGGGAGGGTTTCGGGTACAGCCCGACGCTAAATCGTCGACTATTGCCAACACGGTTGGGTTGACGGAACACGAGCAGGTAAAACAGAAATACCGCCCGATGCTGAAATCAGGGCTGGGTAGCTGGTTCTGGAGCCGCTACTGCCGGTTGCGGAAGCTGACGACGTTCGTATTTCGGGGTGATTGGGCGTATATTCGTCATCGGTTTGGGCTGAGACAATCAAGAAAATAA
- a CDS encoding glycosyltransferase family 4 protein, whose translation MTVLYDHQCFTGTAYGGVSRYFFDLMRVFSDRSDVQFRLSLLLSNNDYLKQQPFNRFWTYGSLARNRRINQVVSQINRQNSLRQIRAGQFDVFHPTYYHRYFLDSLGHKPFVLTFHDASTERFGDKYPELGAGLYETKKVLLDRANAVIAVSDFTKQDILRYFSVDPAKIHVVPLSTSMSELTGTVRAASPASPAHPYLLFVGKRDLYKNFTTFFRAVAPLLSRYPDLHLLCAGGGNFSPAEQTLFRSANLSNRVQYAPITSNETLFELYRQARAFVFPSLNEGFGIPVLEAFAAGCPAVLSDRSSLPEVAGDAAIYFDPDDIDAIGTAIERVITDDALRTDLIQQGYRRLGHFSAERTAAQTLAVYQSLL comes from the coding sequence ATGACTGTTTTATACGACCATCAGTGCTTTACAGGAACGGCCTACGGGGGAGTATCCCGGTACTTTTTCGATCTGATGCGCGTGTTCTCCGACCGGTCGGATGTGCAGTTCCGGCTGTCGCTACTGCTGTCAAATAACGATTATCTGAAGCAGCAGCCGTTCAACCGATTCTGGACCTACGGCTCGCTGGCCCGCAACCGCCGGATCAATCAGGTCGTGTCACAAATCAACCGGCAGAACAGTCTGCGCCAGATTCGGGCCGGGCAGTTCGATGTGTTTCACCCAACTTACTACCACCGGTATTTTCTGGATTCGCTCGGCCACAAACCGTTCGTACTGACGTTCCATGACGCCAGCACCGAACGCTTCGGCGACAAGTACCCGGAGCTGGGCGCGGGCCTTTACGAAACGAAGAAGGTGCTGCTCGACCGCGCAAACGCGGTCATTGCCGTTTCTGACTTCACAAAGCAGGATATTCTCCGCTATTTTTCCGTCGATCCGGCGAAAATTCATGTCGTGCCCCTCAGCACGTCGATGAGCGAACTGACCGGGACAGTACGCGCTGCGTCGCCCGCATCGCCGGCCCACCCGTACCTGTTGTTTGTGGGCAAGCGGGATCTGTATAAAAACTTTACCACTTTTTTTCGCGCCGTTGCCCCGTTGCTCAGCCGTTACCCCGACCTGCATCTGCTTTGCGCGGGCGGGGGTAACTTCTCACCAGCCGAGCAAACCCTGTTTCGGTCGGCTAACCTCAGCAACCGGGTTCAGTATGCCCCCATCACGAGCAACGAAACCCTCTTTGAGCTGTATCGGCAGGCGCGGGCGTTTGTGTTTCCCTCGCTCAACGAAGGTTTCGGTATTCCCGTGCTGGAAGCCTTTGCGGCTGGTTGCCCGGCGGTGCTGAGCGATCGCAGTTCGCTACCCGAGGTGGCGGGAGACGCGGCTATTTATTTCGACCCCGACGACATCGACGCCATCGGCACGGCAATTGAGCGGGTCATTACCGACGACGCGCTGCGAACCGACCTGATTCAGCAGGGGTATCGTCGGCTGGGTCATTTTTCGGCTGAGCGTACGGCCGCCCAGACGCTGGCCGTTTATCAATCGCTTTTGTAA